In the genome of Lentimicrobium sp. L6, one region contains:
- a CDS encoding S28 family serine protease: MKTRLLGLVLLFLASGHFVVAQNKSKVELFLASIDGVDYEKTSADSISPETYTLYIDQYIDHQDAKAGQFTQKLYLTHLNDSLPTVMVTEGYGAGGNFYSEPARIIGANQIIVEHRYFGESAPDSMNWAQLNTANAAADHHHVYNTFSKFYKNHWISTGISKGGQTSIFYKYYYPEDMHISMPYVAPLNLEQEDVRINWFLRHVATPEEDAIILNYQRLMLQNFDKIFPKFKAGADKNEQKFAINDTAAYEFMVLEFPFSYFQWGSLELEDIPKKYSRPKKMMKPMFDLGLVSFYFESTLDELMPFMVQAYRELGYYDYDLDSLQPYLRKVENSSNIAFVPEELRFEYDAEIMNEVYDFIHNEGNRMIYVYGELDPWSSTSVNPDSRVDAIKLVLSGGSHSTRIRHFTEEQQKMIKEQLEKWLQND; the protein is encoded by the coding sequence ATGAAGACAAGATTATTAGGTTTAGTTTTATTGTTTTTAGCAAGTGGCCATTTTGTTGTGGCTCAGAACAAATCAAAAGTGGAGCTCTTTTTAGCTTCTATTGATGGTGTTGATTATGAAAAAACCTCAGCTGATTCTATTTCCCCTGAAACTTACACCTTATATATAGATCAATATATCGATCATCAAGATGCAAAAGCGGGTCAGTTTACACAAAAATTATATTTGACTCATTTAAACGATAGCCTACCTACAGTAATGGTGACCGAAGGCTATGGAGCTGGAGGAAATTTTTATTCGGAGCCAGCAAGGATAATTGGTGCCAATCAAATCATTGTTGAGCATCGTTATTTTGGTGAAAGTGCACCTGATTCTATGAATTGGGCACAACTAAATACCGCTAATGCAGCAGCCGATCATCACCATGTTTATAATACTTTTTCAAAGTTTTATAAAAACCATTGGATAAGTACTGGGATTTCTAAAGGAGGACAAACCAGTATTTTTTATAAATACTATTACCCAGAGGATATGCATATTAGTATGCCTTATGTGGCTCCTTTAAATTTAGAGCAGGAAGATGTGCGCATCAATTGGTTTTTGCGTCATGTGGCCACACCAGAAGAGGATGCCATTATATTGAATTATCAAAGGTTGATGTTACAGAATTTCGATAAAATATTTCCAAAATTTAAAGCAGGGGCCGATAAGAATGAGCAAAAGTTTGCTATAAACGATACGGCAGCTTATGAGTTTATGGTTTTAGAGTTTCCTTTTTCTTATTTTCAATGGGGAAGTCTTGAATTAGAAGATATACCAAAAAAATATAGTAGACCCAAAAAAATGATGAAACCCATGTTCGATTTGGGTTTAGTGAGTTTTTATTTTGAATCTACTTTAGATGAACTCATGCCATTTATGGTTCAGGCTTATCGTGAATTGGGTTATTACGATTATGATTTGGACTCTTTACAACCTTATCTACGAAAAGTGGAAAACTCTAGTAATATTGCTTTTGTTCCCGAAGAATTAAGGTTTGAATATGATGCGGAAATTATGAATGAAGTATACGATTTTATCCATAATGAAGGTAATAGGATGATTTATGTCTATGGTGAATTAGACCCATGGAGCAGTACTTCGGTAAATCCAGATTCAAGAGTAGATGCCATTAAACTGGTTTTATCTGGTGGATCCCATTCAACACGTATCCGTCATTTTACTGAAGAGCAGCAAAAGATGATCAAAGAACAACTCGAAAAATGGTTGCAAAATGACTGA
- a CDS encoding thioesterase family protein, with amino-acid sequence MTDFIMKYMVSISDINYGGHMGNDKSLALFHEARIGYLKSLGYSEMNIGEGLGIIMKDAHVDYLAEVFHGDELMVKVSLGEQKGPLFHLNYEVNRVSDAKMVFTGRTGILAFDYEKRKVVRTPQVFFHKIKEHYGY; translated from the coding sequence ATGACTGATTTTATAATGAAATATATGGTGTCCATTTCAGATATTAATTATGGTGGTCATATGGGGAATGATAAGTCTTTGGCATTGTTTCACGAAGCTAGAATCGGCTACTTAAAAAGCTTAGGATATTCGGAGATGAATATTGGTGAGGGATTGGGGATTATTATGAAAGATGCGCATGTGGATTATTTAGCTGAAGTTTTTCATGGCGATGAGCTGATGGTGAAAGTTAGTTTGGGTGAGCAAAAAGGGCCTTTATTCCATTTGAACTATGAAGTAAATAGAGTTTCTGATGCGAAAATGGTATTCACTGGACGAACAGGGATTTTAGCTTTTGATTACGAAAAAAGAAAAGTAGTGAGGACTCCACAGGTGTTTTTCCATAAAATAAAAGAACATTATGGCTATTAA
- a CDS encoding HAD family hydrolase codes for MAIKALVFDWGDTIMRDLPFEGAMKDWPLVSLVSGAEEILKQLQKKYTIVMASNADDSSSQDIVEALKRVGVSQYFHRVFSSSDIGYEKPHHKFFQYIQQELKLEESELVMIGNSCEKDIEGAKSVSWKTIWFKENNKSKQECEQADATVYHMSALLEIIENI; via the coding sequence ATGGCTATTAAAGCGCTTGTTTTTGATTGGGGAGACACCATTATGCGTGATCTTCCTTTTGAAGGAGCCATGAAAGATTGGCCATTGGTATCTTTGGTTTCTGGAGCTGAAGAAATTTTGAAGCAATTGCAGAAGAAGTATACAATTGTGATGGCCAGTAATGCTGATGATTCTAGTTCACAAGATATTGTTGAGGCCTTAAAAAGGGTAGGAGTGTCCCAATATTTTCATCGTGTTTTTTCCTCAAGCGATATTGGTTACGAAAAACCGCATCATAAATTCTTTCAATATATCCAACAAGAATTAAAATTGGAGGAGTCTGAATTGGTAATGATTGGCAATAGTTGTGAAAAAGATATTGAAGGAGCAAAATCGGTGTCTTGGAAAACTATTTGGTTCAAAGAGAATAATAAAAGTAAACAAGAATGTGAGCAAGCCGATGCCACAGTATATCATATGAGTGCCCTATTAGAAATTATAGAAAACATATAA